In Microplitis demolitor isolate Queensland-Clemson2020A chromosome 9, iyMicDemo2.1a, whole genome shotgun sequence, one genomic interval encodes:
- the LOC103576407 gene encoding zinc finger BED domain-containing protein 4-like, producing the protein MDHKPFLVVEGKGFIQLMKEVVPLYKIRSRETLKKRIDETYEAMSEVFKKYIKEAEHYCITYDIWTETMQNKSLVGVTIHFLENSKLTSGSLGVFELLDKHTAEYVQKRLTDIFQQWNISIDKVTAVVTDNDSMVMKVNKDMFGEKKIIPCFSHTVNLVVMNSLDKSKVASTIISKEREIVKFIKRSVNASDELRKKQRENETKEGQIKKLILDVRTRWNSTYYMLERFMDLVSIIGTILLCRSDAPPMITSSEVGCLREIIQLLQPFERLTKEICRQNYITVSKVIPLISCVRGMLEKYSPSFESTLSLKAEIEKEVSKRFDKLEQCSSLAIATALDPRFKLIHFKDAAAKGKVINYMNNYLTNNLTNIANDSSDESEKGDNTEGDIWSYYKVLTHNNIKNKTKDKTKAETEFHMFMSSPVTLIKGDALEMWNDMKGLFPGLHNLAMIYLPIVATSVPSERLFSEAGATITQERNRLLGTRLSKLLFSNSVLKK; encoded by the coding sequence atggatcataaaccTTTTTTAGTTGTAGAAGGAAAGGGATTTATACAACTAATGAAGGAAGTTGTgcctttatataaaatacgtTCAAGAGAAACATTGAAAAAACGTATAGACGAAACATATGAGGCCATGTCAGAAGTTTtcaagaaatatataaaagaagcAGAACATTACTGCATAACTTATGACATATGGACTGAGACAATGCAAAATAAGTCATTAGTTGGAGTCACCATACactttttagaaaattcaaagctTACTAGTGGATCTCTGGGAGTTTTTGAATTGCTTGACAAACATACAGCTGAATACGTACAAAAGAGACTTACAGATATTTTTCAACAATGGAATATCTCAATTGATAAAGTAACAGCTGTAGTAACTGATAATGACAGCATGGTTATGAAAGTGAATAAAGACAtgtttggtgaaaaaaaaataataccttGTTTTTCTCACACAGTGAATTTAGTTGTCATGAATTCATTGGATAAATCTAAAGTTGCATCTACGATCATAAGCAAAGAACGTGAAATTGTAAAATTCATAAAACGTAGTGTCAATGCCAGTGACGAACTGCGCAAAAAGCAAAGAGAGAATGAAACGAAGGAAGGCCAGATAAAGAAACTAATACTTGACGTTCGCACGCGTTGGAATTCAACATATTATATGTTGGAACGTTTTATGGACTTAGTTTCAATTATTGGCACGATATTGTTATGCCGTTCAGATGCACCACCGATGATAACTTCAAGTGAAGTAGGCTGTCTGCGCGAAATCATTCAACTTTTGCAACCCTTCGAAAGATTGACAAAAGAAATTTgtagacaaaattatattacagTGAGTAAAGTCATTCCTCTTATAAGTTGCGTACGGGGCATGCTGGAAAAATATTCACCATCATTTGAAAGCACCTTATCATTAAAAGCAGAAATTGAAAAGGAAGTTTCAAAGAGATTTGACAAACTAGAGCAATGTTCATCGTTGGCTATTGCTACGGCCTTAGATCCTCGTTTCAaactaattcattttaaagatGCTGCTGCGAAGGGAAAAGtcataaattatatgaacAATTACTTAACGAATAACCTAACGAATATAGCAAACGATTCTTCTGACGAATCGGAAAAAGGCGATAATACTGAAGGAGACATATGGAGTTACTATAAAGTATTGACGCACAATaacatcaaaaataaaacgaaagaTAAAACTAAAGCAGAAACAGAATTTCACATGTTCATGTCATCACCTGTTACTCTTATAAAAGGAGATGCGTTGGAGATGTGGAATGACATGAAGGGGTTATTTCCCGGGCTTCATAACCTAGCCATGATCTATTTGCCTATTGTGGCAACTTCGGTACCCAGTGAGCGGTTATTCTCAGAAGCTGGAGCTACAATCACCCAGGAGAGAAACCGTTTACTGGGCACCAGGTTgtcaaaattgttattttcaaattctgtATTGAAGAAATAG